Proteins encoded by one window of Nitrospira sp. CR1.1:
- a CDS encoding DUF2934 domain-containing protein — protein sequence MKPKMKLSSAVTATSPRTGRPPANAIELPDGMWDRISQKAYELWKERGSRDGYALQDWLDAEVAVMEEVHEARE from the coding sequence ATGAAGCCCAAGATGAAGCTATCGTCGGCTGTCACCGCGACTTCCCCGAGAACAGGCCGGCCTCCCGCCAATGCGATCGAGCTGCCTGACGGGATGTGGGACCGCATTTCACAGAAGGCGTACGAGCTGTGGAAGGAGCGGGGATCACGCGACGGGTACGCGTTGCAGGATTGGCTGGATGCGGAAGTGGCCGTCATGGAGGAGGTTCATGAAGCTCGCGAATGA
- the miaB gene encoding tRNA (N6-isopentenyl adenosine(37)-C2)-methylthiotransferase MiaB, translating into MTQPNKPHTVHIETFGCQMNEYDSELVRTLLRKAGFEFTEDRERADVMLMNTCAIRENAHNKVYGHLAELKAVKEQRPLVVGVLGCMAQNLKEELTEKQPLVDVLVGPDGYRQLPGLLTNALNAEEQGLTRRGLAVDLSEYETYDDILPERDGGCNAWIAIMRGCDNFCSFCVVPYTRGRERSRDPEGILREVEVSVDAGHTQITLLGQNVNSYRYDGWDFARLILAVAEVPGVQRVRFTSPHPKDFPAALLDAVAGHPHICKHIHLPLQSGNDRILELMNRTYSRKEYLDLAATIRRRHPGIALTTDIICGFCSESEEEFLDTYRVVEEVQYHSAYVFKYSERKNTIAARKFPDDVPETVKGERVSRLVDLQRPVTARLNRELIGETLPVMVEGDSKRSADQWMGRTDTGIYVIWNKSDAPALLGSIQPVAILDGSAAVLIGRREPGATLP; encoded by the coding sequence ATGACACAACCCAACAAGCCCCATACCGTACATATCGAAACCTTCGGCTGCCAGATGAACGAGTACGATTCCGAACTCGTCAGGACCTTGCTCCGCAAAGCGGGGTTCGAATTCACCGAAGATCGCGAGCGCGCCGACGTCATGCTGATGAACACCTGCGCCATTCGCGAAAACGCCCACAATAAGGTCTATGGGCATCTGGCGGAACTCAAGGCGGTGAAGGAACAACGGCCGCTGGTCGTCGGTGTGCTGGGGTGCATGGCGCAAAATCTCAAAGAAGAACTGACGGAGAAACAGCCGCTCGTGGACGTGCTGGTAGGACCGGACGGATACCGGCAGTTGCCGGGGCTCCTGACCAACGCGTTGAATGCCGAAGAACAGGGATTGACGCGCCGGGGGCTGGCCGTCGACCTGTCGGAATACGAAACCTACGACGACATTCTTCCCGAACGCGACGGCGGCTGCAATGCCTGGATCGCCATCATGCGGGGCTGCGACAATTTCTGCAGTTTTTGCGTGGTCCCCTACACGCGCGGCCGCGAGCGCTCACGGGATCCCGAGGGTATCCTGCGCGAAGTGGAGGTATCGGTGGACGCCGGCCATACCCAGATCACGCTGCTCGGCCAAAACGTGAACTCCTACCGGTATGACGGCTGGGACTTCGCCCGCCTGATCCTTGCGGTGGCCGAAGTGCCGGGCGTTCAGCGGGTCCGGTTCACATCCCCGCATCCCAAAGATTTTCCCGCAGCCCTCCTGGATGCCGTGGCCGGCCATCCGCATATCTGCAAGCACATTCACCTGCCCTTGCAGTCCGGCAACGACCGCATTCTGGAACTGATGAATCGGACCTACAGCCGGAAAGAATACCTCGACCTGGCCGCAACCATCCGCCGCCGGCATCCCGGAATCGCCCTCACCACCGATATTATCTGCGGCTTCTGTTCTGAAAGCGAAGAAGAGTTTCTGGACACCTATCGTGTCGTCGAGGAAGTGCAGTATCACTCCGCCTACGTCTTCAAATATTCGGAGCGCAAAAATACCATCGCGGCGCGAAAGTTCCCGGACGATGTGCCGGAGACCGTCAAAGGTGAACGAGTCAGCCGCCTCGTGGACCTGCAACGCCCGGTGACGGCGCGTCTCAATCGGGAATTGATCGGCGAGACCCTCCCTGTCATGGTGGAAGGCGACTCCAAACGCTCCGCAGATCAATGGATGGGGCGAACTGATACAGGGATCTACGTCATTTGGAACAAAAGCGACGCGCCAGCCTTGCTGGGAAGCATTCAACCGGTCGCCATTCTCGATGGAAGCGCCGCCGTGCTCATAGGACGGCGCGAGCCCGGTGCCACCCTCCCGTGA
- a CDS encoding formate dehydrogenase, protein MSDDQRETEDDLALHEQVEQILRQVRNEPPNILKTLLAIQDQVGHVPVDAIPDIAHSLRTSTAQIAGVLSYYPELRVSAPGRHLIRICMGESCYANGCSRVLRELQNYLRADVGETTPGAKFTLATMSCAGNCAVSPTVLIGRDLYGRVLPSQVESMLERYR, encoded by the coding sequence ATGAGCGACGATCAACGAGAGACGGAAGACGATCTTGCTCTGCATGAGCAGGTCGAGCAGATTCTCCGGCAGGTCAGGAATGAGCCGCCCAATATTCTGAAGACCCTGCTAGCCATTCAGGACCAGGTCGGACATGTGCCCGTAGACGCCATTCCCGACATCGCGCACAGTCTGCGCACAAGCACCGCACAGATCGCCGGAGTGCTGTCCTATTATCCCGAGTTGCGGGTGAGCGCTCCGGGCCGCCATCTCATCCGCATCTGCATGGGAGAATCCTGTTATGCGAACGGGTGTAGCCGTGTCTTGCGGGAACTACAGAATTATCTTCGCGCCGACGTGGGCGAAACGACGCCGGGAGCGAAATTTACGCTCGCTACCATGTCATGCGCCGGGAACTGCGCCGTCTCTCCGACGGTGCTGATCGGCCGGGACCTCTACGGTCGTGTGTTGCCGTCCCAGGTGGAGAGCATGCTGGAACGATACCGGTAA
- a CDS encoding universal stress protein has protein sequence MISLSLRVLVDGIGLADVLAGRDGRGLMADRLFTKILVPVDFSACSEEAFRIALSFARSYQAEVLLLHVVDTKSLDALNRLGLAPAIEAAKQKKQLHHYARLKARQLLAWDEAKGVTIKRLLADGCPFEEIARMARVEGVDLVVMGSYGGAVGGVEKIFFGTTAEKVVRTAGCPVLTVPLPVKRVKARTGKSSS, from the coding sequence ATGATTTCGCTAAGCTTGCGCGTTCTTGTTGATGGCATCGGGCTTGCTGATGTCCTGGCAGGAAGGGATGGTAGAGGGTTGATGGCCGACCGGTTATTCACAAAAATTCTTGTCCCGGTGGATTTCTCAGCCTGCTCCGAAGAAGCCTTCCGGATTGCCTTGTCATTCGCGCGGTCGTATCAGGCGGAGGTGCTGTTGCTCCATGTCGTCGATACTAAGAGTCTGGATGCCCTGAACCGTCTCGGGTTGGCGCCTGCCATCGAGGCCGCGAAGCAGAAAAAGCAGCTGCACCACTATGCTCGATTGAAAGCCCGCCAATTACTAGCTTGGGATGAGGCGAAGGGAGTGACGATCAAACGGCTGCTGGCCGACGGCTGTCCCTTTGAGGAAATTGCGAGGATGGCGCGGGTGGAGGGAGTTGATTTGGTCGTCATGGGCAGTTATGGAGGAGCGGTGGGCGGTGTCGAAAAGATTTTTTTCGGCACAACGGCGGAGAAGGTCGTCCGGACGGCCGGTTGTCCGGTCTTGACGGTTCCGCTGCCTGTCAAGCGGGTGAAGGCACGAACAGGGAAAAGTTCATCATAA
- a CDS encoding formate transporter FocA, giving the protein MTADPSNPATASVADAYPPPEIAARVCKVGLAKVNTAVPTLVALAVLAGAFISLGALFYTVTITEGKDGPTLPFGLSRLAGGMTFSLGLVLVVVGGAELFTGNNLIAMAWAAGCVQTRQVVRNWIWVYLGNLLGAGGTAVLVLLAGVHTLGDGVVGETMVRIARGKIALDPLSAFARGILCNVLVCLAVWLCMGARSVADKILAIVFPISAFVACGFEHSVANMFFLPLGMALAAGSAAPLSLAGAAGNLLLVTLGNIIGGTVLVALVYWFIYLRTGSQSQ; this is encoded by the coding sequence ATGACGGCCGATCCGTCCAATCCTGCAACCGCTTCCGTTGCCGATGCCTATCCGCCGCCGGAGATCGCGGCGCGTGTGTGCAAGGTTGGCTTGGCCAAGGTGAACACGGCAGTGCCGACGCTGGTGGCCTTGGCCGTGTTGGCCGGCGCGTTTATTTCGTTGGGCGCCTTGTTTTACACCGTCACGATCACGGAGGGAAAAGATGGCCCCACATTGCCGTTCGGATTGTCACGCCTGGCCGGGGGGATGACGTTTAGTTTGGGACTGGTCTTGGTGGTCGTCGGCGGGGCGGAACTCTTCACCGGAAACAATTTGATTGCGATGGCCTGGGCTGCCGGCTGTGTGCAGACGCGCCAGGTGGTGAGGAATTGGATCTGGGTCTATCTCGGGAACCTGCTCGGGGCCGGCGGAACGGCGGTATTGGTGCTCCTCGCCGGAGTACACACGCTGGGGGATGGGGTGGTCGGCGAGACAATGGTGCGCATCGCGCGCGGCAAGATTGCCCTCGATCCGCTGTCCGCGTTTGCCCGCGGCATTTTGTGCAATGTCCTCGTGTGTCTCGCGGTCTGGTTGTGTATGGGCGCGAGGAGCGTGGCGGACAAAATTCTTGCGATTGTGTTTCCCATCAGCGCCTTCGTCGCCTGTGGCTTCGAACATTCCGTGGCGAATATGTTCTTTCTACCGCTAGGAATGGCCTTGGCGGCTGGAAGCGCGGCGCCGCTGTCACTGGCCGGCGCGGCGGGCAATCTCCTGCTGGTCACCCTGGGCAATATCATCGGCGGGACGGTCCTGGTGGCGCTTGTCTACTGGTTCATCTACCTGAGGACCGGTTCCCAATCTCAATGA
- a CDS encoding formate dehydrogenase produces the protein MSSATRLYLSNDTSARAAGAGLLADAWADRPEVQLIRLSSRGAFFLEPMVERDGPDGRMAWFNVTPDDLPSILSGIGGVPVRSIPFLANQTRYTFANFGETEPLALDEYQAHGGLAGLEAAFRLTPDAIIEELRVSQLRGRGGAAFPVWNKWKVAQQTKALEKYVVANADEGDAGTYCDRMILEGDPFRLLEGMLICARAIGASRGYVYCRQEYPAAAATLRAAIQKADEAELLELDGEPFPIEVVEGAGSYVCGEETALLESLEGKRGVVRARPPYPAQAGLYGRPTIVSNVLTFATIPNIVSRGGAWHASLGTEQSRGTIALQLGGRVKHPGLVEVPFGLSLRQVLDQFGGGMAPGSRFKAVQVGGPLGSLFPATGLDLPICYDAFAKAGAVLGHGGIVVYDHETDMVDLARHFMAFTADESCGKCTPCRIGSVRGREILERIQAGSGTMDDLRLLDDLGETMKLTSLCALGGRAPYPVLTAIEHFSGEFRNKLRM, from the coding sequence ATGAGCAGCGCGACGCGATTGTATCTTTCCAACGACACGTCCGCCAGGGCAGCCGGAGCCGGCTTGCTAGCGGACGCTTGGGCCGACCGTCCCGAGGTACAACTCATCCGCCTCTCCTCGCGAGGAGCGTTTTTTCTCGAACCGATGGTGGAACGCGACGGTCCCGATGGGCGGATGGCCTGGTTCAATGTCACGCCGGACGATCTGCCGTCCATCCTCTCCGGTATCGGCGGCGTACCGGTCAGGTCCATTCCCTTCCTCGCCAATCAGACCCGCTATACCTTTGCCAATTTCGGGGAGACAGAGCCCTTGGCCCTAGATGAATACCAGGCGCACGGCGGCCTGGCCGGGCTGGAGGCGGCGTTCCGGCTTACTCCCGATGCGATTATCGAAGAGCTGCGCGTCTCGCAGTTGCGAGGCCGCGGCGGGGCGGCTTTTCCCGTCTGGAACAAATGGAAGGTGGCGCAACAGACTAAGGCCCTAGAAAAATATGTCGTGGCCAACGCCGATGAAGGCGATGCCGGAACCTACTGCGACCGGATGATTCTGGAAGGGGATCCGTTTCGACTGCTGGAAGGCATGTTGATCTGCGCCCGAGCCATCGGCGCGAGCCGCGGCTATGTGTATTGCCGGCAGGAATATCCGGCGGCAGCGGCCACTTTGCGCGCCGCTATCCAAAAAGCCGATGAAGCGGAGTTATTGGAATTGGACGGCGAACCGTTTCCGATCGAGGTGGTGGAGGGGGCCGGGTCCTATGTTTGCGGAGAAGAGACGGCGCTCCTGGAATCTCTGGAGGGCAAGCGGGGCGTCGTACGCGCCAGGCCTCCGTATCCGGCACAGGCCGGGTTGTACGGGCGGCCGACTATCGTGAGCAATGTGCTGACCTTTGCAACGATTCCGAATATTGTGTCTCGTGGCGGTGCCTGGCATGCCTCACTCGGCACGGAACAGTCGCGCGGCACGATCGCCTTGCAGTTGGGCGGGCGGGTGAAACATCCGGGATTGGTGGAGGTGCCGTTCGGGCTGAGTCTGCGTCAGGTGTTGGACCAGTTCGGCGGCGGGATGGCACCAGGTTCGCGGTTCAAGGCGGTGCAGGTCGGCGGGCCGCTCGGCAGTCTTTTTCCCGCCACCGGGCTGGATCTGCCGATTTGTTACGACGCATTTGCCAAGGCTGGCGCGGTCCTGGGGCATGGCGGGATTGTGGTCTACGACCATGAAACCGACATGGTGGACCTGGCGCGGCACTTCATGGCCTTCACCGCCGATGAATCCTGCGGCAAGTGCACGCCCTGCCGTATCGGGTCGGTGCGGGGGCGCGAGATTCTCGAACGAATCCAGGCGGGCAGTGGCACGATGGATGACCTCCGGCTGCTGGATGACTTGGGCGAAACCATGAAACTCACCAGCCTCTGCGCCCTCGGCGGGCGCGCACCCTATCCGGTGCTCACGGCGATCGAACATTTCTCTGGCGAGTTTCGAAACAAGCTGAGGATGTGA
- the mtaB gene encoding tRNA (N(6)-L-threonylcarbamoyladenosine(37)-C(2))-methylthiotransferase MtaB yields the protein MSSTMPRASLHTLGCRLSQSETAMLGDRLTRQGYRLVEYGEETDLLVLNTCSVTENAEKDCRYAVRKTLRHSPHAFVAVTGCYAQTGAAQLQTVPGIDLIVGTQFKMNLPDYLPSPTQLRKQPEPELRHSRTIDREDFVLPGTAYSDSTRALLKVQDGCDFMCSFCLIPFARGRERSRVATDVLREARELAARGYRELVLTGVNIGQYSHQGMDLVDLLQELETIPEVVRIRISSIEPTTLPIRLLQHMTASTKLCHYLHLPLQSGDDGILQAMNRRYGAQEYETLVEQAMALMPDLGLGTDLMVGFPGEDEQAFTNTMRIAGRLPFSYFHVFSYSSRPGTAAARLESHIPPAVIRERSKVLAELSRIKTLAFYQRHIGRTVPVLFEQGERNGFRTGTTANFTRVAVQADTVAAGSIHPVTITGIMDGLAYGHLDSPPVAPARKPLL from the coding sequence ATGTCTTCCACCATGCCGCGCGCATCACTCCATACATTGGGCTGCCGCCTGAGCCAGTCGGAAACCGCCATGTTGGGCGATCGCCTGACACGCCAAGGGTACCGGTTGGTCGAGTATGGCGAGGAAACAGACCTGCTCGTGCTCAATACGTGCTCAGTGACGGAAAATGCCGAAAAAGATTGCCGCTACGCCGTCCGTAAAACGTTGCGCCACTCGCCCCACGCCTTTGTGGCGGTCACGGGCTGCTATGCCCAGACTGGCGCTGCGCAATTACAGACGGTGCCAGGCATCGACCTGATCGTCGGCACACAGTTCAAGATGAACCTGCCGGACTACCTCCCGTCCCCGACTCAACTGCGAAAACAGCCGGAGCCGGAACTCCGCCATAGCCGCACCATCGACCGTGAAGACTTCGTCCTGCCTGGTACCGCCTATTCCGACTCCACCAGGGCGCTGCTCAAGGTTCAGGATGGATGCGACTTCATGTGCAGCTTCTGTCTCATTCCCTTTGCCCGCGGGCGCGAGCGAAGCCGGGTCGCCACGGATGTCTTACGGGAAGCGCGCGAACTTGCCGCCCGCGGTTATCGCGAACTGGTGCTCACCGGCGTGAACATCGGCCAGTATTCCCATCAAGGGATGGACCTGGTTGATCTGCTACAAGAGCTTGAAACTATTCCCGAGGTCGTCCGGATCAGGATTTCCTCTATTGAACCGACCACGCTGCCCATCCGGCTCTTGCAGCACATGACCGCCTCGACCAAGCTCTGCCATTACCTGCACCTCCCGCTACAGAGCGGCGACGACGGAATCCTACAGGCCATGAACCGGCGGTATGGCGCGCAGGAGTATGAGACATTGGTCGAGCAGGCGATGGCGCTTATGCCGGATCTCGGCTTGGGAACCGATCTCATGGTCGGGTTTCCCGGCGAGGATGAGCAGGCATTCACGAACACGATGCGTATTGCCGGGCGGCTCCCCTTCTCCTATTTCCATGTGTTCAGTTATTCGTCCCGTCCGGGGACAGCGGCGGCTCGCCTCGAATCCCACATCCCGCCTGCTGTGATCCGGGAACGGAGCAAGGTCCTCGCGGAGTTGTCTCGAATCAAGACGCTCGCGTTTTATCAACGGCACATCGGCCGCACCGTCCCGGTGCTGTTCGAACAGGGAGAACGCAACGGCTTCCGTACGGGCACAACGGCGAACTTCACCCGAGTAGCTGTCCAGGCCGATACGGTCGCAGCCGGCTCTATTCACCCTGTCACCATTACCGGCATTATGGACGGGTTGGCCTATGGTCACCTGGACTCTCCTCCCGTCGCGCCCGCACGTAAGCCACTGCTATGA
- a CDS encoding alpha/beta hydrolase, producing the protein MEHIFQITITGDGVALDGLLGLPEQPKGVIAFAHGSGSGRFSPRNQFVARVLETGGFATLLLDLLSPDEADDRRKVFDIDLLADRLLLARSWLQTHARTKGLPGGYFGASTGAGAALQAAARQPQAVGAVVSRGGRPDLAGPYLSRVTAPTLLLVGGDDGPVVGMNEEALAKLTCPKQLTIIPGATHLFEEPGALEHVAQAALDWFLRYLHPTPHRTKEFL; encoded by the coding sequence ATGGAGCACATTTTTCAGATCACGATCACCGGGGATGGAGTCGCACTCGACGGGCTCCTTGGACTCCCCGAACAGCCGAAGGGTGTCATTGCCTTTGCCCATGGCAGCGGCAGCGGACGCTTCAGCCCGCGCAACCAATTCGTGGCTCGCGTCTTGGAAACAGGCGGCTTTGCAACATTGCTGTTAGATCTGCTGTCGCCCGACGAGGCGGACGACCGGCGGAAGGTCTTCGACATCGATCTCCTGGCGGATCGGTTGCTCCTTGCCCGGAGCTGGTTACAGACGCATGCCCGCACCAAGGGACTCCCCGGAGGATATTTCGGCGCCAGCACCGGAGCCGGGGCCGCCTTGCAAGCGGCGGCTCGTCAACCTCAGGCGGTCGGGGCCGTCGTGTCGCGCGGCGGTCGTCCCGATCTCGCCGGCCCCTACCTGAGCCGCGTCACGGCGCCGACCCTGTTGCTCGTCGGCGGCGACGATGGCCCGGTCGTCGGCATGAACGAAGAGGCGCTCGCAAAGCTCACCTGTCCGAAACAACTCACGATCATCCCCGGAGCCACGCATCTCTTCGAGGAACCGGGCGCCCTGGAGCACGTCGCTCAAGCAGCGCTCGACTGGTTTCTTCGGTATCTCCATCCGACACCGCACCGAACAAAGGAGTTTCTGTAA
- a CDS encoding formate dehydrogenase subunit alpha translates to MKRICESLRKRYERRTTRYGATQVKLEINGRLVLASPGDTIYGAAKKAGIAIPGLCSSDHLAPFGACRLCLCEVDGQNGLPASCTTPVREGMVVRTESERLTRLRKHLVELYLSEQPAGDRVPEALQRLAESVGLNQIRYPQPAGRANIVDRSNPFFVFDNAGCISCARCVRACDEIQGTHALTMVYRGFASRPTAGAAALTGEAAGFASSNCVSCGACVKECPTGALIENTVLEEGAPVQAVRTTCAYCGVGCTFDAGVRNGRVVRMLPSDDGPSNHGHACMKGRFGWTYNYAPDRLRAPLLRQGDRWVEISWSRALDRVAEEWSRVKETHGPDALATISSSRGTNEENYLFGKFMRCVIGSNHIDNCARVCHSATVTGMMETLGASAATNSIRDLALAKLILVVGANPTESHPVLGARIKQAVRRGVPLIVVDPRRTELARLADLHLQLHPGTNVALLNGMGHVIAKEHLTDAAFVRDRTEGFEEWLNVVEDCTPARTSKLTGVPAHLIAEAARRYATSGGSMAVHGLGMTEHRWGSHGVMALVNLALATGNIGKPGAGINPLRGQNNVQGASDVGCLPTFFAGYQPLTDPGLAAAHLAVTGRPLPTARGMKTPDMWEAALAGTLKSLWIIGYDVAQTDPNLKKVRAALKSLDFLIVQDLFLSETAKLARLVIPGASFLEKDGTFTNLERRLQRIRKAVEPPDGVLPDWQVVCEVSARMGYPMQYSHPSAIMDEIAQLAPLFAGVSFDRLDAPEGLQWPVPSHEHPGTSLMHAESFPKGKARFVAVDYLPPGEAPSEAYPLVLITGRVLQHYNCGAQTRRTEIMQVVDTDVLEIHAIDAGRLELRDGDLVKLISARGEARLPVMISERVQPGELFTSFHFPDTDLNVLLSSSADESSKCPEYKVSTVRIEKVLTTATPSPSMHVMLIT, encoded by the coding sequence GTGAAACGTATCTGTGAATCGCTGCGCAAGAGATACGAGAGACGAACAACGAGATATGGAGCTACCCAGGTGAAGCTGGAAATTAATGGGCGTCTGGTGCTGGCGTCGCCGGGCGACACGATTTACGGCGCGGCGAAAAAGGCCGGGATTGCCATTCCCGGGCTCTGTTCGTCGGACCATTTGGCTCCGTTCGGCGCCTGTCGCCTCTGCCTCTGCGAGGTTGATGGCCAGAATGGCTTGCCTGCGTCCTGCACGACTCCGGTGCGGGAGGGCATGGTGGTCCGCACGGAGAGCGAGCGGCTCACTCGTTTGAGGAAACACCTTGTTGAACTGTATCTATCCGAGCAGCCGGCAGGGGATCGAGTACCGGAGGCCTTGCAGCGTTTGGCCGAGTCGGTGGGATTGAATCAGATCCGTTATCCGCAGCCTGCCGGAAGAGCGAACATCGTCGATCGATCCAATCCGTTTTTTGTGTTTGATAATGCCGGCTGTATTTCATGTGCCCGTTGCGTGCGGGCTTGCGATGAGATTCAAGGCACGCATGCCCTGACGATGGTATATCGCGGCTTCGCCAGCCGGCCGACGGCAGGGGCGGCGGCGTTGACCGGAGAGGCGGCGGGGTTTGCCTCGTCGAACTGTGTCTCCTGCGGGGCCTGCGTGAAGGAATGTCCGACGGGCGCCCTCATCGAAAACACGGTGCTTGAAGAGGGGGCGCCGGTTCAGGCTGTCCGTACCACCTGCGCCTATTGCGGCGTCGGTTGCACCTTTGACGCCGGTGTGCGGAACGGGCGGGTGGTCCGGATGCTGCCGTCTGACGATGGGCCTTCGAATCACGGCCACGCCTGCATGAAGGGACGCTTCGGGTGGACATACAACTATGCGCCGGATCGGCTCCGCGCGCCGTTGCTCAGGCAGGGCGACAGGTGGGTGGAAATCTCCTGGTCCAGAGCCCTCGATCGGGTTGCCGAGGAATGGAGCCGGGTCAAGGAGACTCACGGACCGGATGCCCTGGCGACGATCTCCTCCAGCCGCGGCACCAATGAAGAAAATTACCTCTTCGGCAAATTCATGCGTTGCGTGATCGGCAGCAACCATATCGACAACTGCGCGCGGGTGTGCCACAGCGCCACCGTGACCGGCATGATGGAGACACTCGGCGCATCGGCGGCGACCAACTCGATTCGTGATTTGGCCCTGGCAAAGCTGATCCTGGTGGTTGGAGCCAATCCCACCGAATCCCATCCGGTGCTCGGCGCGCGTATTAAGCAGGCCGTGCGTCGCGGGGTGCCGTTGATCGTGGTTGATCCGCGGCGTACCGAACTTGCCCGCCTGGCCGACCTTCATCTCCAGCTGCACCCGGGGACCAACGTGGCCCTGTTGAATGGCATGGGGCATGTCATCGCCAAGGAACATCTGACCGATGCGGCCTTCGTGCGTGACCGGACGGAAGGCTTCGAGGAATGGCTGAACGTGGTCGAGGATTGTACTCCCGCGAGGACGTCCAAGCTGACCGGCGTGCCGGCTCATCTTATTGCTGAAGCCGCGCGCCGGTATGCTACCAGCGGCGGTTCTATGGCGGTGCATGGTCTGGGCATGACCGAACATCGTTGGGGCAGTCACGGGGTGATGGCGCTGGTGAATCTGGCGTTGGCGACCGGCAACATCGGCAAACCGGGCGCCGGTATCAATCCCCTGCGCGGGCAGAACAATGTACAAGGTGCGTCCGATGTCGGCTGCCTGCCCACCTTCTTTGCCGGATATCAGCCCCTCACCGATCCGGGACTTGCCGCGGCGCACTTGGCGGTCACAGGGCGGCCTTTACCGACGGCACGGGGCATGAAGACGCCGGACATGTGGGAGGCCGCACTGGCGGGAACGCTCAAGAGTCTGTGGATCATCGGGTATGACGTGGCCCAGACCGATCCCAACCTGAAAAAAGTCCGCGCGGCGCTCAAGAGTCTGGATTTCCTCATCGTCCAGGATCTCTTCCTCAGCGAAACGGCCAAGCTGGCGCGTCTCGTCATTCCCGGGGCTTCATTTCTGGAAAAGGACGGGACGTTCACGAACCTCGAGCGCCGCCTCCAACGCATCAGAAAGGCGGTGGAACCGCCCGACGGAGTATTGCCGGATTGGCAGGTGGTGTGTGAGGTGTCAGCGCGGATGGGCTACCCGATGCAGTATTCCCACCCCTCGGCGATCATGGATGAGATTGCCCAGCTGGCGCCGCTATTTGCCGGAGTGTCGTTTGATCGACTGGATGCGCCGGAGGGTTTGCAGTGGCCGGTGCCTTCCCATGAACACCCGGGCACATCGTTGATGCACGCAGAGTCGTTTCCAAAAGGAAAGGCGAGGTTTGTGGCGGTGGATTATTTGCCCCCGGGCGAGGCGCCGAGCGAGGCCTACCCGCTGGTGTTGATCACCGGCCGTGTCTTGCAGCATTACAATTGTGGCGCGCAGACCAGGCGAACGGAGATCATGCAGGTGGTTGATACCGATGTCTTGGAAATCCATGCCATTGATGCGGGCAGGCTGGAGCTTCGTGATGGCGACTTGGTGAAGCTGATCAGCGCGCGCGGGGAGGCCAGGCTTCCCGTGATGATCAGCGAGCGTGTCCAACCGGGAGAGTTGTTCACAAGTTTTCACTTCCCCGATACGGACCTGAACGTGTTGCTGTCCTCCAGTGCCGATGAAAGTTCCAAGTGCCCTGAGTATAAGGTTTCAACGGTGCGGATTGAAAAAGTGCTGACAACCGCGACGCCGAGTCCCTCCATGCACGTGATGTTGATCACATGA